The Roseibaca calidilacus genome has a window encoding:
- a CDS encoding ChaN family lipoprotein yields MRWMVLCAALALPAQAEQIAPDGLDSLPGADVYFLGEVHDHPDHHLNQARAIAAIKPSAMVFEMLTEGQAANAPATWESSDALAEALAWDGTGWPDFDMYYPIFEAAPAARIYGAAIPRDQARAVFEQPVAEVFAGDAVRFGLDQPLTPEEQATREDLQAEAHCNALPADLLPGMVTVQRLRDAELARVTERALRDTGGPVVVITGTGHVRRDWGAPAALALAAPGVTSVVVGQYESAAPDPALTDFWIVTEAAPRDDPCAAFQ; encoded by the coding sequence ATGAGGTGGATGGTCCTTTGCGCCGCTCTGGCCCTGCCCGCGCAGGCAGAGCAAATTGCGCCGGACGGGCTGGACAGCTTGCCCGGCGCAGATGTTTATTTTCTGGGCGAAGTGCATGACCATCCCGACCACCACCTAAACCAAGCGCGCGCAATCGCTGCGATCAAGCCCAGCGCCATGGTATTCGAGATGTTGACCGAGGGGCAGGCCGCCAATGCACCCGCAACATGGGAGAGTTCTGACGCATTGGCCGAGGCCTTGGCATGGGACGGAACCGGCTGGCCCGACTTTGACATGTATTATCCGATTTTCGAAGCCGCCCCGGCCGCGCGCATCTACGGTGCGGCAATCCCGCGCGACCAAGCGCGTGCCGTATTTGAGCAGCCCGTGGCAGAGGTGTTCGCCGGCGACGCCGTGCGTTTCGGGCTGGACCAACCGCTGACCCCGGAAGAGCAGGCCACGCGCGAAGACCTGCAAGCCGAAGCCCATTGCAACGCCTTGCCCGCAGACCTTTTGCCCGGCATGGTCACAGTGCAACGCTTGCGCGACGCCGAACTGGCGCGCGTGACGGAACGGGCCTTGCGCGACACTGGCGGGCCTGTGGTGGTGATTACCGGCACCGGCCATGTGCGCCGCGACTGGGGCGCCCCTGCCGCCTTGGCGCTGGCGGCACCGGGGGTCACAAGCGTTGTGGTTGGCCAGTATGAAAGCGCAGCACCCGACCCTGCTTTGACCGATTTCTGGATCGTCACCGAAGCCGCCCCGCGCGACGACCCTTGCGCCGCGTTTCAATAG
- a CDS encoding RNA polymerase factor sigma-32: MALDFSDDRKFSRQAMKAELLDAETELKLAYAWRDHRDEAALHRLITAYMRLAISMAGKFRRYGAPMNDLIQEAGLGLMKAADKFDPDRGVRFSTYAVWWIKASIQDYVMRNWSMVRTGSTSSQKSLFFNLRRVQAKLEREAMARGETLDPHQLREMVAHEVGVPLHDVEMMEGRLSGSDYSLNAMQSSDEDGREWIDVLEDDSEQASVGVEHAHDTAQLREWLLAALQGLSERERFIVRERKLRADPRTLESLGEELGLSKERVRQLEAAAFQKMRKSLETQSKEVLNFLA; encoded by the coding sequence ATGGCACTTGATTTCAGTGACGACCGCAAGTTTTCGCGTCAGGCCATGAAGGCCGAATTGCTGGATGCGGAGACCGAATTGAAACTGGCCTATGCGTGGCGCGACCACCGCGACGAGGCTGCGCTGCACCGGCTGATCACGGCCTATATGCGGCTGGCGATTTCGATGGCGGGCAAGTTTCGCCGCTATGGCGCGCCCATGAATGACCTGATTCAGGAAGCCGGGCTGGGCCTGATGAAAGCCGCCGACAAGTTCGATCCGGATCGTGGCGTGCGGTTTTCGACCTATGCTGTTTGGTGGATCAAGGCCAGCATTCAGGATTATGTCATGCGCAACTGGTCCATGGTGCGCACCGGGTCGACCAGCAGCCAGAAATCGCTGTTCTTCAATCTGCGGCGCGTGCAGGCCAAGCTGGAACGCGAAGCCATGGCGCGCGGCGAAACGCTGGACCCGCACCAGCTGCGCGAGATGGTTGCGCATGAGGTGGGGGTGCCCCTGCATGATGTCGAGATGATGGAAGGCCGCCTGTCCGGGTCCGACTATTCGCTGAACGCCATGCAATCCAGCGACGAAGACGGGCGCGAATGGATTGATGTGCTGGAAGATGACAGCGAACAAGCATCGGTCGGGGTGGAGCACGCCCATGACACCGCCCAATTGCGCGAATGGTTGTTGGCCGCGCTTCAGGGGCTCAGCGAGCGCGAACGCTTTATCGTGCGCGAACGCAAGCTGCGCGCAGATCCGCGCACGCTGGAAAGCTTGGGCGAAGAATTGGGCCTGTCGAAAGAGCGCGTGCGCCAGTTGGAAGCTGCGGCGTTCCAGAAAATGCGCAAGAGCCTTGAGACCCAGTCCAAGGAAGTGCTGAACTTCCTCGCATGA
- a CDS encoding YifB family Mg chelatase-like AAA ATPase, whose protein sequence is MVARAFTVAFEGIEARLIEVQCALSPGLPAFQIVGLPDKAVSEARERVRAALSALSIALPSKRITVNLSPADIVKEGSHFDLPIAMALLAALDILPSEEVAQSVALGELSLDGAFVPVVGALPAAMAAAEAGFALVCPAPCGPEAAWVDAARVLAPETLSQLIRHFTGQAPLAPAKPGEVTTDTGARDLFDVKGQERAKRALEIAAAGRHHMLMVGPPGSGKSMLAARLAGILPPLSPAEALETSMIHSIAGLLDEGGISRARPYREPHHTASVAAIVGGGKGAKPGEISLAHNGVLFLDEFPEFPRAVLETLRQPIETGEVVVARANAHVRYPCRFLLVAAANPCKCGYLSDPHRACARAPACGEDYMGRISGPLLDRFDLRVEVPPVGLADLDLPATGEASRDVAARVARARGAQAARYAGHGAVRVNADAEGALLEDIAAPDTEGRALLTRAADRLGLSARGYHRLLRVARTIADLDGCDTVRAPHMAEAISFRLMGLDQPARV, encoded by the coding sequence ATGGTCGCACGCGCTTTCACTGTCGCTTTCGAGGGGATTGAGGCCCGCCTTATCGAAGTGCAATGCGCGCTGTCTCCGGGCTTGCCTGCGTTCCAGATTGTCGGTCTGCCCGACAAGGCGGTGTCCGAAGCGCGCGAACGGGTGCGCGCGGCGCTGTCGGCCCTGTCAATCGCGCTGCCGTCAAAGCGGATCACCGTCAACCTGTCGCCCGCCGATATCGTGAAGGAAGGGTCGCATTTCGACCTGCCCATCGCCATGGCCTTGCTTGCAGCTTTGGACATCTTGCCGTCCGAGGAGGTGGCCCAAAGCGTCGCGCTGGGCGAACTCTCGCTTGATGGGGCATTCGTGCCCGTGGTGGGCGCTTTGCCCGCCGCCATGGCCGCCGCCGAAGCGGGCTTTGCGCTGGTCTGCCCCGCGCCTTGCGGGCCCGAAGCGGCTTGGGTCGATGCTGCCCGCGTTCTCGCCCCCGAAACGCTATCGCAGCTGATCCGCCATTTCACCGGCCAAGCGCCGCTTGCCCCCGCCAAACCGGGAGAGGTAACAACCGATACCGGCGCGCGTGACCTGTTCGACGTGAAAGGACAAGAGCGCGCGAAACGTGCTTTGGAAATCGCCGCCGCTGGACGGCACCACATGCTGATGGTCGGCCCGCCCGGTTCGGGCAAATCCATGCTGGCGGCGCGGCTGGCCGGGATATTGCCGCCGCTGTCACCCGCCGAGGCTTTGGAAACCTCGATGATCCATTCCATCGCAGGGCTTTTGGACGAAGGTGGCATTTCTCGCGCACGCCCCTACCGCGAACCACATCACACCGCATCCGTTGCGGCGATTGTGGGCGGCGGCAAGGGCGCGAAACCGGGAGAGATTTCGCTGGCCCATAACGGCGTGCTGTTCCTTGATGAATTCCCGGAATTCCCCCGCGCGGTGTTGGAAACCCTGCGCCAACCGATAGAGACCGGCGAAGTCGTCGTCGCCCGCGCGAACGCGCATGTGCGTTACCCCTGCCGGTTCCTGCTTGTCGCCGCCGCCAACCCCTGCAAATGCGGCTACTTGTCCGACCCGCACCGCGCCTGCGCCCGCGCGCCTGCTTGTGGCGAGGATTACATGGGCCGCATTTCCGGCCCGCTGCTGGACCGGTTCGATTTGCGGGTCGAAGTGCCGCCCGTGGGGCTGGCCGATCTGGACCTGCCCGCCACGGGCGAAGCGTCGCGCGATGTGGCGGCGCGTGTGGCCCGCGCGCGGGGCGCTCAGGCTGCGCGCTATGCAGGGCATGGGGCGGTGCGGGTGAATGCCGATGCCGAAGGCGCGCTGTTGGAAGACATCGCGGCCCCCGACACAGAGGGCCGCGCGCTGCTGACCCGCGCCGCCGACCGTTTGGGCCTGAGCGCGCGCGGCTATCACCGCCTGCTGCGCGTTGCGCGCACGATTGCCGATCTGGATGGCTGCGACACGGTGCGCGCGCCGCATATGGCAGAGGCGATCAGCTTCCGGCTGATGGGGCTGGACCAGCCTGCGCGCGTATGA
- a CDS encoding alpha/beta hydrolase fold domain-containing protein — protein MSWQLKVLRVFLRRVARRSLARQPDSAGARKWFERGAWLNARGRPWQHFTPDRLGDIPALWTALPAPGAPMILYLHGGGYVMGNPHTHAALAGYLKRKTGLEVCLPDYRLAPEHPFPAAFEDALAAWRALLAKGHAPGKIVLAGDSAGGGLALALLGHLCATGQPRPACAVTFSPFTDFAFEGPSIVQNARSEILLPITRLERLRDRVLQGADPRDPRISPLYGTFVGAPPVLIQVARTEILHSDSTRMVQHLRAQGVDVTLQERGNLPHVWQYFHGWLPEARASLTEAAAFIRAQAGPAPSAGS, from the coding sequence ATGAGCTGGCAACTCAAGGTCTTGCGCGTGTTCCTGCGGCGCGTGGCGCGCCGCTCGCTGGCGCGCCAGCCCGACAGCGCGGGCGCGCGCAAATGGTTCGAGCGTGGCGCATGGCTGAACGCGCGCGGGCGGCCATGGCAGCACTTCACGCCCGACAGGTTGGGCGATATACCCGCGCTCTGGACCGCCCTGCCCGCCCCCGGCGCGCCGATGATCCTGTATTTGCATGGCGGCGGTTATGTCATGGGCAACCCGCACACCCATGCGGCACTGGCAGGTTACCTGAAGCGCAAGACGGGGCTGGAGGTCTGCCTGCCCGATTACCGTCTGGCCCCCGAACACCCGTTTCCAGCAGCGTTTGAGGATGCGCTGGCCGCCTGGCGCGCCTTGCTTGCCAAAGGCCATGCACCGGGAAAAATTGTGCTGGCAGGCGATTCGGCAGGCGGGGGGCTGGCGCTGGCGCTGCTTGGCCATCTTTGCGCGACAGGCCAACCGCGCCCCGCCTGCGCCGTGACCTTTTCGCCCTTCACCGATTTCGCGTTTGAAGGCCCGTCGATTGTTCAGAACGCGCGCAGCGAAATCCTGCTGCCAATCACCCGGTTGGAACGGCTGCGCGACCGTGTACTGCAAGGGGCGGACCCGCGCGACCCGCGCATCTCGCCGCTTTACGGCACCTTTGTCGGCGCGCCGCCGGTGCTGATACAGGTGGCGCGCACCGAAATCCTGCATTCGGATTCCACGCGCATGGTCCAACATCTGCGGGCGCAAGGGGTTGATGTGACGCTGCAAGAACGCGGCAACCTGCCCCATGTCTGGCAATATTTCCACGGCTGGTTGCCAGAGGCGCGCGCATCCCTGACAGAAGCCGCCGCCTTCATACGCGCGCAGGCTGGTCCAGCCCCATCAGCCGGAAGCTGA
- the gshB gene encoding glutathione synthase, which translates to MALRVAFQMDPIETVNIDGDSSFRIALEAQARGHKVFVYTPDKLCYREGRVMAQAQAATLQRVAGNHVALGPVQDLDLAEVDVVWLRQDPPFDMGYITTTHLLDMIHPQTLVVNDPFWVRNYPEKLLVLRFPELTPPTMIARDLATIRAFKAEHGDVILKPLYGNGGAGVFRLDAGDRNLASLHELFTGINTEPLIVQKYLPAVTKGDKRVILVNGEPIGAINRVPAEGETRSNMHVGGRAEKVALTDRDREICAAIGPLLREKGQIFVGIDVIGDWLTEINLTSPTGLQELERFDGTNGAALIWDAIETKRATG; encoded by the coding sequence ATGGCGCTACGCGTTGCCTTTCAGATGGACCCGATCGAAACCGTCAATATCGACGGTGACAGCAGTTTCCGCATTGCACTGGAAGCGCAGGCGCGCGGGCATAAGGTGTTCGTCTACACGCCCGACAAGCTTTGCTACCGCGAAGGGCGTGTGATGGCGCAAGCGCAAGCGGCAACCTTGCAGCGGGTTGCCGGCAACCACGTGGCACTTGGTCCGGTGCAGGACTTGGATCTTGCCGAGGTCGATGTGGTCTGGCTGCGGCAAGATCCGCCTTTCGACATGGGCTACATCACCACCACTCATCTGCTGGACATGATCCATCCGCAAACGCTGGTGGTCAATGATCCGTTCTGGGTGCGCAATTACCCCGAAAAGCTGCTGGTCTTGCGCTTTCCAGAATTGACACCACCGACCATGATCGCGCGCGATCTGGCGACCATCCGCGCCTTCAAGGCAGAACATGGCGATGTGATCCTGAAACCGCTTTACGGCAATGGCGGCGCAGGCGTGTTCCGGTTGGACGCGGGCGACCGCAACCTTGCCTCGCTGCACGAATTATTCACCGGCATCAACACAGAGCCGCTGATCGTGCAGAAATACCTACCTGCCGTGACGAAAGGCGACAAACGGGTCATTTTGGTCAATGGAGAGCCCATCGGCGCTATCAACCGCGTGCCAGCCGAGGGCGAGACGCGCTCGAACATGCATGTGGGCGGACGTGCCGAAAAGGTCGCACTGACCGATCGCGACCGCGAGATTTGCGCCGCAATCGGGCCTTTGCTGCGCGAGAAAGGGCAAATCTTCGTCGGTATCGACGTGATTGGCGACTGGCTGACAGAGATCAACCTGACCTCGCCCACCGGCTTGCAGGAACTGGAACGGTTTGACGGCACCAATGGCGCGGCGCTGATCTGGGACGCGATCGAGACCAAGCGCGCCACCGGATGA
- a CDS encoding YraN family protein, with protein sequence MNHARNHYAGLAAEDSVLRDYTARGYRLLERRYRGRGGEIDLVLGLGDEVIFVEVKKSRSFDAARARLGQRQIARVFAAAAEFLGGQPNGQLTQTRFDLALVNTQGDVAIMENALWP encoded by the coding sequence ATGAACCACGCCCGCAACCATTACGCCGGTCTGGCCGCCGAAGACAGCGTCTTGCGCGACTATACAGCCAGAGGTTATCGGCTATTGGAACGGCGCTATCGCGGACGGGGCGGCGAAATCGACTTGGTGCTTGGCCTTGGCGACGAGGTCATCTTTGTTGAAGTAAAGAAAAGCCGCAGTTTCGATGCCGCGCGCGCAAGATTGGGACAGCGCCAGATTGCGCGGGTGTTCGCGGCCGCGGCCGAATTTCTGGGCGGGCAGCCCAACGGACAATTGACGCAAACACGCTTCGATCTTGCGCTGGTCAATACGCAAGGCGACGTCGCGATCATGGAAAATGCGCTCTGGCCCTGA
- the rsmI gene encoding 16S rRNA (cytidine(1402)-2'-O)-methyltransferase produces MPAIAPGLHLIATPIGAARDITLRALDLLAGCDLLVAEDTRSLRRLMELHGVALNGRRVLPYHDHNGAQMRPKLLQALREGQSVLYASEAGTPLVSDPGFGLARAAIDAGLPVLAAPGASAVMAALCVAGLPSDRFCFLGFPPAQAGARKLMLAEAAAVPATLLFYESPKRIHRFLNELCDSLGADRQAALCRELTKLHEEVLRMPLGELALAIKDRSLKGEIVLVVDRAAPFRADEETLDAALDAALRDMSVKEAVAQVARDLGLPRRDVYQAALAKGTET; encoded by the coding sequence ATGCCCGCGATTGCCCCAGGTCTGCACCTGATTGCCACTCCTATCGGCGCGGCGCGCGACATCACTTTGCGCGCGCTTGACCTGCTGGCCGGTTGCGATCTGCTGGTCGCAGAGGACACCCGCAGCCTGCGGCGGCTGATGGAATTGCACGGGGTCGCCCTGAACGGACGCCGCGTGCTGCCCTATCACGACCATAACGGCGCGCAAATGCGGCCGAAATTGCTTCAAGCGCTGCGCGAGGGGCAATCGGTGCTCTATGCGTCAGAGGCCGGAACGCCGCTCGTCTCGGACCCCGGATTCGGCCTTGCCCGCGCCGCGATTGATGCCGGCCTTCCGGTGCTGGCAGCACCGGGCGCCTCTGCGGTCATGGCGGCGCTTTGCGTGGCGGGCCTGCCAAGCGACAGGTTTTGTTTCTTGGGCTTCCCGCCTGCTCAAGCCGGGGCGCGCAAACTTATGCTGGCAGAGGCCGCAGCCGTACCCGCCACGCTTCTGTTCTACGAATCGCCCAAGCGGATTCACCGATTCTTAAACGAACTCTGCGACAGTCTTGGAGCAGACAGGCAAGCCGCGCTTTGTCGTGAATTGACCAAGCTGCATGAAGAGGTGTTGCGCATGCCCCTGGGCGAATTGGCACTGGCAATCAAGGATCGGTCGCTCAAGGGCGAAATCGTGCTGGTCGTGGACCGCGCCGCGCCGTTCCGCGCGGATGAAGAAACGCTGGATGCAGCCTTGGATGCAGCATTGCGCGACATGTCGGTGAAGGAAGCGGTCGCTCAGGTGGCGCGTGATCTGGGGCTGCCACGTCGCGACGTGTATCAGGCCGCCCTTGCGAAAGGGACAGAGACATGA
- a CDS encoding penicillin-binding protein activator — translation MFRNLIGRRTVTAGLVSAFVLAGCEGGLGPVGGGSRVNTDRPVTVALLVPGGSEDEGRAVLAEGLENAARLAVADLQGVQIDLRVYQTAGDAERAASVAQQAVDDGAKIILGPLFADAARAVGQAVRPAGVNVLSFSNNPSAAAGNVFLLGPMFENTASRLMDFAAAQGKGRVMLVAERNEAGDAATSAVQRAASRSLAELVALESYSFSQQGVVQALPDIASEARASNAQTLIFTAGSEGALPLLAELLPQNGLSPETFQYAGLTRWDLPASTMSFKGLQGGWFTLPDPSVMRQFEARYQGAYGEAPHPVASLGFDAVAAVGALLTSGGSDALSAARITQGNGFSGAAGVFRFRPDGSNERGLAIAEIRDGESVVISPAPRSFDGGGF, via the coding sequence ATGTTTCGGAACTTGATAGGGCGTCGCACCGTCACCGCTGGCCTTGTGTCGGCTTTCGTGCTGGCCGGGTGCGAGGGGGGGCTAGGGCCTGTCGGTGGCGGCAGCCGCGTAAACACTGATCGCCCGGTGACGGTGGCATTGCTGGTTCCGGGCGGGTCCGAGGATGAAGGGCGCGCCGTTCTGGCCGAGGGCTTGGAAAACGCGGCCCGGCTTGCGGTTGCCGATTTGCAGGGGGTGCAGATTGATCTGCGGGTTTACCAGACGGCGGGCGACGCGGAACGGGCTGCCAGCGTAGCCCAGCAGGCGGTCGACGATGGCGCGAAGATCATTCTGGGTCCGCTTTTTGCCGATGCCGCGCGCGCGGTTGGTCAGGCGGTCAGACCTGCGGGCGTGAATGTGTTGAGCTTTTCCAACAACCCGTCGGCGGCGGCTGGAAATGTCTTTTTGCTTGGCCCGATGTTCGAGAACACGGCAAGCCGTCTGATGGATTTCGCCGCTGCCCAAGGCAAGGGGCGCGTTATGCTGGTGGCCGAGAGGAACGAAGCCGGAGATGCCGCCACATCTGCCGTGCAGCGGGCGGCCAGCCGCAGCTTGGCAGAGCTGGTTGCGTTAGAAAGCTATTCGTTCTCGCAGCAGGGCGTTGTGCAGGCGCTGCCGGATATCGCCTCAGAGGCCCGCGCGAGCAATGCGCAGACGCTGATTTTCACCGCCGGGTCCGAAGGCGCCTTGCCCCTGTTGGCAGAGTTGTTGCCACAAAACGGGCTGTCGCCAGAGACCTTTCAATATGCCGGGCTGACACGCTGGGACCTTCCGGCCAGCACCATGTCGTTCAAGGGCTTGCAGGGCGGCTGGTTCACCTTGCCCGATCCTTCGGTGATGCGTCAATTCGAGGCCCGCTACCAAGGCGCCTATGGCGAGGCCCCACACCCCGTGGCATCTCTGGGGTTCGATGCGGTCGCCGCGGTCGGGGCACTTTTGACGTCTGGCGGATCGGATGCATTGAGTGCGGCGCGGATCACACAGGGCAACGGGTTCAGCGGCGCAGCAGGCGTGTTCCGTTTCCGGCCCGACGGCTCTAACGAGCGTGGCCTTGCGATTGCAGAGATCCGCGATGGCGAGAGCGTGGTCATCAGCCCGGCCCCGCGCAGCTTTGATGGGGGCGGGTTCTGA
- a CDS encoding [protein-PII] uridylyltransferase produces the protein MTFGPFAAAEILDQAALDLRLAQALSAAPDARAMRGGLVGVLKAALTDGRARLEAIYRAHPRDARDFTAANSWLTDCIVTTALQAVQTRMHPNPNPSDGERIATLAVGGYGRAEMAPHSDIDLLFLVPWKVTGWVEQVIESTLYVLWDLKLKVGHASRSIDECLRLGKEDITIRTALLEHRFLHGNAALAHTLRTRLWSELFAKTHADFVEAKLAERDARLSKIGNQRYLLEPNVKEGKGGLRDLQTLYWIAKYIHEVDQARELVGLGFFRPEEYEAFREAETFLWAVRCHMHHIAGRAVEQLTFDIQVGVADCMGYKDHGGRRGVEHFMQDYFRNATRVGELTRIFLTELEARHVKREPLLRNFLNRRKKMRHSLRVVQNRLDIEDEAAFLSDPLNMLRIFEEALVTGYLMHPNAMRLVAANLHMIDAKLRAEPEAHKIFMRLLLKHGNPERALRRMNELGALAAFIPDFEPIVAMMQFNVYHHYTVDEHTIQCISTLAQIEREELDEELPIASRILRDGVNRRVLFIALLLHDIGKGRPEDHAVLGAQIARRVAPALGLKRAECDTVEWLVRYHLLMSDTAQKRDISDPRTVRDFAKLVKTRERLDLLTVLTVCDIRGVGPGTWNNWKAQLLRQLYRETANALENGLEELNRENRSDEAKRALRAVLADWPSADRRAELARHYDPYWQGLPTTTHAVFAQLLRDVTPATIRVDLHPEPDRDATRACFVLSDHAGIFARFAGALALVGANIVDARTYTTKDGYATAAFWIQDADGHPFEESRLPRLRKMIERTFSGEVVASEALENRDKVKKRERDFRVPTNISFDNEGSEIYTIIEVDTRDRPGLLFDLARTLADSNISIASAVIATYGVQVVDTFYVKDMFGLKLHAKSKQESLERKLRAAIKAGAERSVA, from the coding sequence CTGACCTTTGGGCCCTTTGCCGCAGCGGAAATTCTGGATCAGGCCGCGCTGGACCTGAGGCTTGCGCAGGCGCTGTCTGCCGCGCCCGATGCACGCGCCATGAGGGGCGGATTGGTCGGCGTTCTGAAAGCCGCTTTGACCGATGGGCGCGCAAGGCTGGAAGCGATTTACCGCGCCCATCCGCGCGACGCGCGCGACTTTACCGCCGCCAATTCGTGGCTGACGGATTGCATTGTGACCACCGCGTTGCAGGCGGTGCAAACCCGGATGCACCCCAATCCCAACCCGTCCGATGGCGAGCGGATCGCGACGCTGGCCGTCGGTGGCTATGGCCGGGCCGAGATGGCGCCGCATTCCGATATTGACCTGTTGTTCCTTGTGCCGTGGAAGGTTACCGGCTGGGTCGAGCAGGTGATTGAATCGACGCTTTATGTGCTGTGGGATCTTAAGCTGAAAGTGGGCCATGCCAGCCGCAGCATTGATGAATGTCTGCGCCTTGGTAAAGAGGATATCACCATCCGCACGGCGCTTCTGGAACATCGGTTCTTGCATGGCAACGCCGCATTGGCGCACACGCTGCGCACGCGGCTTTGGTCCGAATTATTCGCCAAGACCCATGCCGATTTCGTCGAGGCCAAGCTGGCCGAACGCGATGCGCGGCTAAGCAAGATCGGCAATCAGCGCTATCTGCTGGAACCCAATGTGAAAGAAGGCAAGGGCGGGCTGCGCGACCTGCAAACGCTGTATTGGATCGCAAAATATATTCACGAGGTCGATCAGGCGCGCGAGCTGGTGGGCTTGGGCTTTTTCCGCCCCGAGGAATACGAGGCTTTCCGCGAGGCAGAGACCTTTTTATGGGCGGTGCGCTGCCATATGCACCACATTGCCGGGCGGGCGGTTGAACAGCTGACCTTTGACATTCAGGTCGGGGTCGCCGACTGCATGGGCTACAAGGACCATGGAGGACGCCGCGGGGTCGAGCATTTCATGCAGGACTATTTCCGCAATGCCACCCGCGTGGGCGAATTGACCCGCATCTTCCTGACCGAACTGGAAGCGCGCCACGTCAAGCGCGAGCCTTTGCTGCGTAACTTCCTGAACCGGCGCAAGAAAATGCGCCACAGTCTGCGTGTGGTCCAAAACCGGCTGGACATAGAAGACGAGGCAGCGTTTCTGTCCGACCCGCTGAACATGCTGCGCATCTTCGAAGAAGCGCTGGTCACAGGCTACCTGATGCACCCCAATGCGATGCGGCTGGTCGCGGCCAATCTGCACATGATCGACGCGAAACTGCGGGCCGAACCCGAGGCGCATAAGATATTCATGCGGTTGCTGCTGAAACATGGCAACCCAGAACGCGCGCTGCGGCGGATGAACGAACTGGGCGCGCTCGCAGCTTTCATCCCCGATTTCGAGCCAATCGTGGCGATGATGCAATTCAATGTCTACCATCACTACACGGTCGATGAGCATACCATTCAATGCATCAGCACGCTGGCGCAGATCGAACGTGAAGAACTGGACGAAGAATTGCCCATCGCCTCGCGCATCCTGCGCGATGGGGTGAACCGTCGGGTTCTGTTCATTGCGCTGCTGTTGCACGATATCGGCAAAGGGCGGCCGGAAGATCATGCTGTTCTTGGGGCACAGATTGCGCGGCGCGTCGCGCCCGCGCTGGGGCTAAAACGTGCCGAATGCGACACTGTCGAATGGCTGGTGCGCTACCATCTTCTGATGTCGGACACCGCGCAGAAACGCGACATTTCCGACCCGCGCACGGTGCGCGATTTCGCCAAGCTGGTGAAAACCCGCGAAAGGCTGGACCTGTTGACGGTGCTGACCGTGTGCGACATTCGCGGCGTCGGGCCGGGAACGTGGAACAACTGGAAAGCGCAGCTTTTGCGCCAGCTTTACCGTGAAACCGCGAATGCGCTGGAAAACGGGCTGGAAGAACTGAACCGCGAGAACCGCTCTGACGAAGCCAAGCGCGCCCTTCGCGCCGTGCTGGCCGATTGGCCCTCTGCAGATCGCCGGGCGGAACTTGCGCGCCATTACGACCCCTATTGGCAGGGCCTGCCCACCACGACCCATGCTGTATTTGCCCAGCTTTTGCGCGATGTGACCCCGGCCACCATCCGGGTTGACCTGCATCCCGAACCCGACCGCGACGCGACGCGCGCCTGTTTCGTGCTGTCCGACCATGCCGGTATTTTTGCGCGTTTCGCTGGCGCGCTGGCCTTGGTCGGCGCGAATATCGTCGATGCGCGAACCTATACCACCAAGGATGGTTACGCGACCGCGGCGTTCTGGATTCAGGATGCCGACGGTCATCCGTTCGAGGAATCCCGCCTGCCGCGTCTGCGCAAGATGATCGAGCGGACCTTCTCGGGCGAGGTGGTCGCTTCGGAAGCGTTGGAGAACCGTGACAAGGTCAAGAAACGCGAGCGCGATTTCCGCGTCCCGACCAATATCAGCTTCGACAATGAAGGCTCGGAAATCTACACCATCATAGAGGTCGATACCCGCGACCGTCCCGGCCTGCTGTTCGATCTGGCGCGGACGCTGGCCGATAGCAATATCTCGATTGCCAGCGCGGTGATTGCCACCTATGGCGTGCAGGTTGTTGATACTTTCTATGTGAAAGACATGTTCGGGCTGAAACTGCACGCCAAATCCAAGCAGGAATCGTTGGAACGCAAGCTGCGCGCGGCGATCAAGGCGGGCGCAGAGCGCTCGGTCGCCTGA